The Pyrobaculum sp. 3827-6 genome has a segment encoding these proteins:
- a CDS encoding ferredoxin:quinone oxidoreductase, giving the protein MAVYIALLIMAGGLAVIATAKSLVRAIIGAEVMTLGAIYASAAARDINMLAVAASAGVFETVLLVATLFKMARRGHV; this is encoded by the coding sequence ATGGCTGTGTATATTGCGTTGTTAATTATGGCGGGCGGCCTCGCAGTAATAGCCACAGCCAAGTCGCTGGTGAGGGCAATAATCGGGGCTGAGGTGATGACCCTGGGCGCTATATACGCCTCCGCGGCGGCCCGCGACATCAACATGCTCGCCGTGGCGGCCTCCGCCGGCGTTTTTGAGACCGTGCTCCTAGTCGCGACGCTATTCAAGATGGCTAGGAGGGGCCATGTTTGA
- a CDS encoding complex I subunit 5 family protein — protein MFDLFLLATALAAALSIAALKAGRPAALAAQLAMFLYLAQQGRQHLVSMPYIGEVAVSLDFYKMPFAATSIALGLLVTLYASRYLEHIQAARWYYGVHALYVLSFVWIILFENLVFVFLALELSIITSFLLIWYFGYGDRRRVGLLYFIWAQVGSILFLVGVALSGHFVAEGFKAFGLASLLVLVGLLVKMGTAGAHFWLPYAHAEAPTPLSALLSPVHVGLMAYWIWRLREGAQWPLEVLYAYGLATAIYGSFLVFREVDIKRALADSTIANMGLLVAAAAVKHPLGYFALALLFVGHAFAKAAGFMLSGIYIVGLHTRRFDELRWDLKIFAIAVMTFVALSGVFGINLLGKIGVALGAPHSLSVVVLLIAALFTTALYSFYILNRIYKGGAGEVSVDGEMYISTLASAVLPYILMPVVLLWFL, from the coding sequence ATGTTTGACCTATTTCTACTAGCCACCGCGCTGGCTGCCGCCTTGTCAATAGCGGCTTTAAAAGCCGGCAGGCCGGCGGCCCTCGCCGCGCAGCTGGCCATGTTCCTCTACCTGGCTCAGCAAGGCCGCCAGCACCTCGTTTCCATGCCTTACATTGGCGAAGTGGCTGTCTCGCTGGATTTCTACAAGATGCCTTTCGCGGCCACCTCCATAGCCCTGGGCCTCCTCGTGACTCTATACGCCTCCAGATACTTAGAACATATACAGGCGGCTAGGTGGTACTACGGCGTCCACGCGCTCTACGTGCTCTCCTTCGTGTGGATAATACTATTCGAAAACCTAGTCTTCGTCTTCCTGGCCTTGGAGCTGAGCATAATCACCAGCTTCCTCCTCATATGGTATTTCGGCTACGGCGACAGGAGGAGGGTGGGCCTCCTCTACTTCATCTGGGCGCAGGTCGGATCTATCCTATTCCTCGTCGGCGTCGCCCTCTCCGGCCACTTCGTGGCTGAGGGATTCAAGGCGTTTGGCCTCGCCTCGCTCCTCGTGCTCGTCGGACTGCTGGTGAAGATGGGAACCGCAGGTGCGCACTTCTGGCTTCCCTACGCCCACGCCGAGGCACCGACGCCGCTGTCCGCCCTACTCAGCCCCGTGCACGTCGGGCTTATGGCGTATTGGATCTGGCGGCTGAGAGAGGGGGCGCAGTGGCCGCTTGAGGTCCTGTACGCCTACGGCCTAGCGACGGCTATCTACGGCTCTTTCCTCGTCTTTAGAGAGGTGGATATCAAACGCGCCCTCGCCGACTCCACCATAGCCAACATGGGCCTGCTGGTGGCGGCGGCCGCCGTGAAACACCCACTCGGCTACTTCGCGCTCGCCTTGTTATTCGTCGGACACGCATTCGCCAAAGCCGCCGGCTTTATGCTAAGCGGAATCTACATAGTTGGGCTACATACAAGGAGATTTGACGAGCTGAGGTGGGACCTCAAGATATTCGCCATAGCCGTGATGACCTTCGTAGCTCTTTCAGGAGTGTTTGGGATTAATCTCCTCGGCAAGATAGGCGTGGCGCTTGGGGCTCCTCACAGCCTGTCAGTGGTGGTGTTGCTAATCGCCGCCTTGTTTACAACAGCGCTTTACAGCTTCTATATACTTAACAGAATCTATAAAGGCGGCGCCGGTGAGGTGTCTGTAGACGGGGAGATGTATATATCGACGTTGGCATCTGCGGTGTTGCCCTACATATTGATGCCGGTGGTGTTGCTATGGTTCCTCTAG
- a CDS encoding proton-conducting transporter membrane subunit, with protein sequence MVPLELLLLLIAIAAVADLFTRRGIGAALAGGFTTYLAFRGELHPATQLLRVGDQTAQLIFFISGVYTSIVLYSMWYVKDVERRGWFWLWMGVFYASMLTFVAADHWAVLMLGWGGLDLASWALILTYRDEEEAGWVGGGDVSGGLRWLWTPSASALRAILTVEVGTASLIAGLGLAAAQSPYISHWHALPDAAAALVLIAAFAKAAQLPFTDWLMTAMSAPTPVSALLHSSTMVKAGPILLLKLGGLMPQWAGHVAFAVGIATALYGGLVALGQREPKVLLAASTASYLGLITAFALTKPEEAVALIYAHGVAKATLFMAVGHGIHLTHSRTPAAYPLPAKVAMALSLLTLLGLTPLGAEAKAHADPWLLIFSALTAGYVGKLLAKSGTAAGGWDAALPYLTLSLAAFAVAKMPNFFWALALAGLLLAKTSEYTPLYRRFWLPLAYDLIAPRLLAALTRAVAKFDGYVDRKLMGLPSVWGSLASTVAALDKSIDLALHGLLPTAVKTASLQVARRNFEYYLYVAGVGVGALLVILTWLWTR encoded by the coding sequence ATGGTTCCTCTAGAGCTGTTGCTACTGCTAATAGCCATAGCCGCCGTTGCGGATTTATTCACCAGAAGGGGTATAGGCGCCGCCCTCGCCGGAGGCTTTACGACGTACCTAGCCTTCAGAGGGGAGCTCCACCCGGCTACTCAGTTGCTACGCGTGGGGGATCAAACGGCGCAGTTGATATTCTTCATCTCCGGGGTCTACACGTCCATCGTCCTCTACTCCATGTGGTATGTCAAAGACGTGGAGAGGAGGGGCTGGTTCTGGCTGTGGATGGGGGTTTTCTACGCCTCGATGCTAACCTTCGTCGCCGCAGATCACTGGGCTGTGCTGATGCTGGGCTGGGGCGGCCTCGACTTGGCAAGCTGGGCCCTAATCCTCACCTACAGAGATGAGGAAGAGGCGGGCTGGGTAGGGGGCGGGGACGTGTCCGGTGGGCTAAGGTGGCTGTGGACTCCCTCGGCCTCCGCCTTAAGGGCCATCTTGACGGTTGAGGTGGGCACCGCCTCCCTAATAGCCGGACTCGGCTTGGCCGCGGCCCAGTCGCCCTACATAAGCCATTGGCACGCCCTCCCCGACGCGGCGGCCGCCCTCGTGCTGATCGCCGCGTTTGCCAAGGCGGCTCAGCTACCCTTTACCGACTGGCTTATGACGGCTATGTCGGCGCCGACCCCGGTCAGCGCGTTGCTACACAGCTCCACCATGGTCAAGGCCGGCCCCATCCTACTGCTGAAGCTAGGCGGGCTAATGCCCCAGTGGGCTGGACACGTGGCCTTCGCTGTGGGGATCGCCACGGCTCTCTACGGCGGGCTTGTGGCGCTGGGGCAGAGAGAGCCCAAGGTTCTGCTTGCAGCTTCGACGGCGTCGTACCTGGGCCTCATCACGGCGTTCGCCTTGACGAAGCCGGAGGAGGCCGTGGCCCTCATATATGCCCACGGCGTGGCCAAGGCAACTCTATTCATGGCCGTTGGACACGGCATCCACCTAACCCACAGCAGGACGCCAGCGGCCTACCCCCTTCCGGCTAAGGTGGCCATGGCCCTTTCTCTACTGACGTTGCTCGGCTTGACGCCCCTGGGCGCCGAGGCGAAGGCGCACGCCGACCCGTGGCTATTGATCTTCTCGGCCCTCACCGCCGGCTACGTGGGGAAGTTGCTGGCGAAGAGCGGCACCGCCGCTGGGGGCTGGGACGCCGCGCTACCGTATCTGACACTCAGCCTCGCCGCCTTCGCTGTGGCTAAGATGCCGAACTTCTTCTGGGCGCTGGCCCTGGCGGGCCTCCTCCTTGCGAAGACCTCTGAGTACACGCCGCTGTATAGAAGGTTTTGGCTACCCCTAGCCTACGACCTGATTGCCCCTAGGTTGCTAGCGGCGTTGACAAGGGCTGTTGCTAAGTTCGACGGGTACGTAGACAGAAAGTTAATGGGTCTCCCAAGCGTGTGGGGGAGCCTCGCCTCTACCGTCGCCGCGCTTGACAAATCTATTGACTTGGCGTTGCATGGGCTTCTCCCGACGGCTGTCAAAACGGCGTCGCTCCAGGTGGCAAGGCGGAATTTCGAGTATTATCTATACGTCGCCGGGGTCGGCGTGGGGGCCTTGTTAGTCATATTGACGTGGCTATGGACCCGCTGA
- a CDS encoding 2-oxoacid:acceptor oxidoreductase family protein: MRVETVWLGRGGQGIVTATYIVANASIIDGFYAIANPEFGAERRGAPVKAFLTISKEPIEDQEPVKTPDVVVVFDDKLIDSMRFAIDAVKPGGYVIINTGKSPEEAKKLVGRDDVYLVVLDAIDIARRHVKLDVPNGPLAGAFSKVMGFPTLESIKQAFETQLGKAVEQNFAATKEAYEKAVVIPPARVDASAKPKGIISTTSAFLTGPYEIVGWREVNKAGAVFPGTSLLYTTGGWRIDKPVIDHSKCIMCRKCWLYCPDDAIVEAWREVEGPRGRRFRMKAIDFDYQYCKGCGVCAEVCPTGAIQMVREL; the protein is encoded by the coding sequence ATGCGTGTAGAAACCGTCTGGCTGGGGCGGGGAGGCCAGGGCATCGTCACGGCAACGTACATAGTGGCTAACGCCTCTATTATCGACGGGTTTTACGCCATAGCCAACCCCGAGTTCGGAGCCGAGCGAAGAGGGGCGCCCGTGAAGGCCTTTCTAACAATTAGCAAAGAACCTATCGAGGACCAGGAGCCGGTGAAAACCCCCGACGTGGTGGTGGTTTTCGACGACAAGCTAATCGACAGCATGAGATTCGCCATCGACGCAGTCAAGCCGGGGGGGTACGTAATTATCAACACTGGTAAAAGCCCGGAGGAGGCTAAGAAGCTCGTGGGGAGGGATGACGTGTATCTAGTCGTGCTGGACGCAATAGACATAGCTAGGCGCCACGTGAAGCTCGACGTTCCAAACGGACCTCTTGCAGGAGCCTTTTCAAAAGTCATGGGGTTCCCCACGCTGGAGTCCATAAAACAGGCATTCGAGACGCAGCTGGGCAAGGCTGTGGAGCAGAACTTCGCCGCCACCAAGGAGGCTTATGAAAAAGCCGTGGTTATCCCGCCAGCTAGAGTAGACGCCTCGGCTAAGCCCAAGGGGATAATCTCAACCACCTCGGCGTTCCTCACAGGGCCGTACGAGATAGTGGGGTGGAGAGAGGTGAACAAGGCGGGGGCCGTCTTCCCGGGAACAAGCCTGTTATACACCACGGGCGGCTGGCGTATCGATAAGCCGGTGATCGACCACTCGAAGTGTATTATGTGCAGGAAGTGCTGGCTCTACTGCCCAGACGACGCCATAGTAGAGGCGTGGAGAGAGGTGGAGGGGCCCCGTGGGAGGAGGTTCAGGATGAAGGCCATCGACTTCGACTACCAGTACTGTAAGGGTTGCGGCGTCTGCGCCGAGGTGTGTCCCACAGGAGCTATCCAGATGGTGAGGGAGCTATGA
- a CDS encoding NAD(+)/NADH kinase, giving the protein MFAVYYRPDLRSLAEDFKRRYGAADLGCGTGFTHLFIFGGDGTLLEAIRKYPCALDLVVVHLGLGRVNFYRSAEITLPPDDAVERISRGEYRVLELSTLDVEGCVALNEVAVYRREPGRLLSFRVRSDEGEVVGRADGVIVSTPHGTSGYVVSTFGPVVDYRADVIVVSFVAPYTLYLRPMVLATDRIVVETAEDSVLVCDGREARVGRVFEVARGRRRLRLAVFGDFQFLNRVAERLRSL; this is encoded by the coding sequence GTGTTTGCCGTATATTACAGACCTGATTTGAGAAGCCTCGCGGAGGATTTTAAGCGGAGATACGGCGCGGCTGATTTGGGGTGTGGAACTGGGTTTACGCATTTGTTTATATTCGGCGGTGATGGGACTCTGCTTGAGGCTATTAGGAAATATCCCTGTGCACTTGATTTGGTGGTGGTGCATCTGGGGTTGGGTAGGGTGAATTTTTACAGAAGTGCCGAGATAACACTGCCCCCCGACGACGCTGTGGAGAGGATTTCGAGGGGTGAATATAGGGTTTTGGAACTGAGTACACTTGATGTAGAGGGTTGCGTCGCCCTTAATGAAGTAGCTGTTTATAGAAGGGAGCCGGGTCGGCTTCTGAGTTTTAGGGTGAGGAGCGACGAGGGGGAGGTGGTGGGTAGGGCTGACGGGGTTATCGTATCTACGCCTCATGGGACCTCCGGCTACGTCGTGTCTACCTTCGGCCCTGTGGTGGACTACCGCGCTGACGTCATCGTCGTGTCGTTTGTAGCTCCCTACACGCTGTATCTGAGGCCGATGGTCTTGGCTACTGACAGGATCGTGGTGGAGACCGCCGAGGACAGCGTGTTGGTTTGCGACGGGAGGGAGGCTCGTGTTGGGCGGGTTTTCGAGGTGGCGAGGGGCCGGAGGAGGCTTAGGCTCGCGGTTTTTGGCGACTTCCAGTTTCTCAACAGGGTGGCGGAGCGGCTGAGGAGTTTATGA
- a CDS encoding proton-conducting transporter membrane subunit encodes MDPLIYILPAYVVARLYIPRASLLDAAYIAALAVWTAKTNILLTLLALPYILAVFVLDRGRLAPYAGFAAAVSYTGIYLVAVGQEAPHLAALGFVMAAAAPATLLPVLDDEGSLGGLFRYLLISAISTSMLISGLALRGTWGDVGNMLLFLAIATELGAVPMYMWVVDVYGRSSPAGLALLASLPKIAAAAALVYLRPAVPQAVSLAVGALSMLVGNLGALTSQDLRRVLAYSTVAHSGFALFAYVLSPGLALALVFADAVGKMALFRQLDGGGSRWEALLLVMNQIGIPPVLGFWPKLYLLLAATHVLGTAAGLFVLANIVMSVPYYIRVFHTLPGGVVGFLHAAVVILALGLVPFAWLSWILSL; translated from the coding sequence ATGGACCCGCTGATTTACATACTGCCCGCGTACGTCGTCGCTAGGCTGTATATACCAAGAGCCTCTCTGCTAGACGCGGCGTACATAGCCGCGCTGGCTGTTTGGACTGCGAAGACCAATATACTGCTCACGCTTTTGGCCCTTCCGTATATACTCGCTGTTTTTGTTCTAGACAGGGGAAGGCTGGCGCCTTACGCAGGCTTCGCCGCCGCCGTTTCATACACCGGAATCTACCTCGTGGCCGTGGGGCAGGAGGCGCCCCACCTAGCGGCGCTGGGCTTTGTCATGGCCGCCGCGGCCCCCGCCACGCTGTTGCCGGTGCTCGACGACGAAGGGTCCCTCGGCGGCTTGTTTAGGTATCTGTTAATCTCCGCCATCTCCACGTCGATGCTTATATCGGGCCTCGCCCTCCGCGGGACGTGGGGAGACGTTGGAAATATGCTACTGTTTCTGGCGATAGCCACGGAGCTGGGGGCGGTGCCTATGTACATGTGGGTCGTCGACGTCTACGGCCGCTCGTCGCCCGCGGGGCTGGCTCTGCTGGCGAGTCTGCCCAAGATCGCGGCGGCGGCCGCCCTGGTGTATCTAAGGCCCGCCGTGCCGCAGGCCGTGTCCCTCGCCGTGGGGGCCCTCTCAATGCTCGTCGGCAACCTCGGCGCCTTGACCAGCCAAGACCTTAGAAGAGTCTTGGCGTACTCCACCGTGGCCCACAGCGGCTTCGCCCTGTTTGCGTATGTCCTCTCCCCCGGCCTGGCACTTGCGTTGGTATTCGCCGACGCCGTGGGGAAGATGGCCCTATTCCGCCAGCTAGACGGCGGGGGCTCCAGGTGGGAGGCCCTCCTCCTAGTCATGAACCAGATAGGGATCCCGCCGGTGCTGGGCTTCTGGCCTAAGCTCTACCTCCTCCTAGCGGCTACCCACGTCCTGGGGACGGCCGCGGGTCTCTTCGTCTTGGCGAATATCGTCATGTCTGTGCCGTATTACATAAGAGTCTTCCACACACTCCCCGGGGGAGTCGTCGGCTTTCTACACGCCGCAGTGGTGATCCTGGCGCTGGGCCTCGTGCCCTTTGCGTGGCTTTCTTGGATTTTATCATTATAA
- a CDS encoding transketolase C-terminal domain-containing protein — MTAQLVAPKERKVAQKRIALTGNHAVALAVKMARVEVIAAYPITPQTPVVERLAEYVNNGELDAEYIPVESEHSAMSAVIGASAMGARTFTETSSQGLYHMYENLPIAVGLRLPVVMGMAVRTISAPINVWGDYSDVMAMRELGWIIYVTQSAQEAFDTVIQAYRVAEDSRVHLPAVVAYDGFWTSHVLQPLDVPEDEEEVVRYAPITRSWVKLDVDNPAQLGAVGTPEWYWEIRWQAVEALRTSLKVIQEADEEYGKVFGRSYGILTPYRLEDAELAIVAYGSIFGIVKKVVDRLRREGVRSGALKLRVLRPWPGDMIKKLLEHVDKVAVIDRAINHGGPLYGPMAVEIAATIQKPVYNVLATIGMRAIDSDMIYDAAVKIHRGLWAPNTPYTVGLRGYE; from the coding sequence ATGACGGCGCAGCTTGTAGCTCCAAAAGAGCGGAAAGTCGCGCAGAAGCGCATTGCCCTCACGGGCAACCACGCCGTGGCGCTGGCGGTTAAGATGGCCCGCGTCGAGGTGATAGCGGCCTACCCCATCACGCCGCAGACCCCCGTGGTGGAGAGGCTCGCTGAGTATGTAAACAACGGCGAGCTAGACGCCGAGTACATACCTGTGGAGAGCGAACACTCGGCGATGTCTGCGGTGATAGGCGCGTCTGCGATGGGCGCCAGGACCTTTACCGAGACCTCCTCCCAAGGCCTTTACCACATGTACGAAAACCTCCCCATAGCGGTTGGGCTGAGGCTACCCGTGGTGATGGGCATGGCGGTTAGGACTATCTCGGCGCCTATAAACGTCTGGGGCGACTACAGCGACGTCATGGCTATGAGAGAACTGGGGTGGATCATCTACGTTACACAGAGCGCCCAGGAGGCCTTTGACACCGTGATACAGGCATACCGCGTCGCCGAGGACTCCAGAGTCCACCTCCCAGCCGTCGTGGCCTACGACGGCTTCTGGACAAGCCACGTGTTGCAACCGCTGGACGTCCCTGAGGACGAGGAGGAGGTGGTGCGCTACGCCCCTATTACGAGGAGCTGGGTGAAGCTGGACGTCGACAACCCGGCTCAGCTCGGCGCAGTGGGCACGCCGGAGTGGTACTGGGAAATTAGATGGCAGGCGGTTGAGGCTCTCCGCACCTCGCTGAAGGTCATTCAAGAGGCAGATGAGGAGTACGGCAAGGTGTTCGGGCGTAGCTACGGAATCCTCACGCCGTACAGGCTGGAGGATGCGGAGCTGGCAATCGTAGCCTACGGCTCAATCTTCGGTATCGTCAAGAAGGTTGTGGATAGGCTGAGGCGCGAGGGCGTCAGATCGGGGGCCTTGAAGCTGAGGGTGCTACGTCCATGGCCTGGGGACATGATTAAGAAGTTGCTGGAGCACGTGGACAAGGTCGCCGTGATTGACCGGGCAATTAACCACGGCGGGCCGCTGTACGGGCCCATGGCCGTGGAGATAGCGGCGACGATACAGAAGCCGGTGTACAACGTCTTGGCCACCATAGGTATGAGGGCGATAGACTCCGACATGATATACGACGCCGCTGTTAAAATCCACAGAGGGCTGTGGGCACCAAATACGCCGTACACGGTGGGCTTGAGGGGGTATGAGTGA
- a CDS encoding NADH-quinone oxidoreductase subunit I — MSVHLKLFTVAVKNLFERRWTVRWPEERRDYGERVRGFIVNDKSKCISCQLCEAVCPAKAIKFHLEEDGKRYPGIDWGRCILCGYCVDACPTGSLQHTAHVEITWRSLDTYRRPREMTPEAVKAERGTAALV, encoded by the coding sequence ATGAGCGTGCACCTAAAGCTCTTCACAGTTGCTGTAAAAAACCTTTTTGAGAGGCGGTGGACTGTAAGATGGCCGGAGGAGAGGCGGGACTACGGGGAGAGGGTAAGGGGGTTTATAGTAAACGACAAGTCCAAATGTATCTCGTGCCAGCTATGCGAGGCTGTCTGCCCAGCAAAGGCTATTAAATTCCACCTAGAGGAAGACGGGAAGCGGTACCCGGGAATCGACTGGGGTAGGTGCATCCTCTGCGGCTACTGCGTAGACGCCTGCCCCACAGGCTCTCTGCAACACACCGCCCACGTCGAGATCACTTGGAGAAGTCTCGATACCTACAGAAGGCCCAGGGAGATGACGCCGGAGG
- a CDS encoding aldehyde ferredoxin oxidoreductase family protein: MAVFKVLRVDLSTEKISEEVYKDDVVRKFLGGRGLGAYLALKELPRGIDPLSPSNKLYIFAGPLSGTANLATSRINVVGKSPLTGSYTHANAGGNFAYWLRRSGYDGIVVEGRAEEPVYVLVKDGDVSIRPAKHIWGKWTGAATRALLADAGFEPDEKKAGVMTIGPAGENLVRIAGLRFSDYERFAGRGGLGAVAGAKKLKGIVVWGTHDPLREFVDRQRFLKVATEYSVKLMNAGTTKALHQYGTNLLTNIINSIGGYPTRNFDTGYFEEAEKISGEYIKQNYVKEVHACMLCPIQCTQMTVVTSGPYKVAGEKIKYEYESTWALGGNLGLSQTDAVLKLEKLANELGMDTISLGNTLGTFLELVKRGKIQYDISWGDAAPLIDLVYKIAYRVDIGDDLAEGDWRLANKYGAPDAFAGSRGQGFPAYDPRALKGFAISYVTANRGGDHLEAYSPTWEVLGVPEKVDPLCETPECISKQVRLVIYAQHLMALTDSVTYCKFATLDKDGIFETHISDLFNAAFGWDTTPQEMLTIGERIFNVERLFHVKEGKWVKDELPPKMREPIKTGPAKGHTASKMFDEGIKEFYKLRGWVDGKPTYETLKRLGLEEFQYLL; encoded by the coding sequence ATGGCAGTGTTTAAAGTTCTGAGGGTAGATCTATCCACAGAGAAAATTAGCGAGGAGGTGTACAAAGATGATGTAGTTAGGAAGTTTCTGGGCGGCAGGGGGCTGGGGGCGTATCTCGCGTTGAAGGAGCTACCTAGGGGCATCGACCCGCTGTCCCCCTCGAATAAGCTGTACATCTTCGCCGGGCCCCTGTCGGGCACCGCGAACTTAGCCACTAGTAGAATCAACGTCGTCGGGAAGAGCCCGCTGACTGGTTCATATACTCACGCCAACGCCGGTGGGAACTTTGCCTACTGGCTGAGGAGGAGTGGGTACGACGGCATAGTTGTGGAGGGCAGGGCCGAGGAGCCTGTCTACGTATTAGTGAAGGACGGCGATGTTTCTATAAGGCCTGCGAAGCATATATGGGGTAAGTGGACGGGGGCCGCCACTAGGGCGTTGCTGGCCGACGCGGGTTTTGAGCCTGATGAGAAGAAGGCAGGCGTAATGACTATTGGACCAGCTGGTGAGAACCTTGTGAGGATCGCCGGCTTGAGGTTCAGCGACTACGAGAGGTTCGCCGGCCGCGGCGGGCTGGGCGCCGTGGCTGGTGCGAAAAAGTTGAAGGGCATAGTGGTGTGGGGGACCCACGACCCGTTGAGGGAGTTTGTGGATAGGCAGAGGTTCCTAAAGGTAGCTACTGAGTACTCGGTGAAGTTGATGAATGCCGGCACCACGAAGGCATTGCATCAATATGGTACGAATCTGTTGACTAATATCATAAACTCAATAGGCGGGTACCCCACCAGGAATTTCGATACGGGGTACTTCGAGGAGGCTGAGAAGATAAGCGGCGAGTATATAAAGCAGAACTACGTCAAGGAGGTTCACGCCTGTATGCTGTGCCCAATACAGTGTACTCAGATGACTGTGGTAACCTCAGGTCCTTACAAGGTGGCTGGGGAGAAGATTAAGTACGAGTACGAGTCTACCTGGGCTCTTGGAGGCAATCTCGGGCTCTCTCAGACCGACGCCGTGCTGAAACTAGAGAAGCTTGCTAACGAGCTAGGGATGGACACCATATCTCTGGGTAACACCCTGGGCACGTTCCTAGAGCTTGTGAAGAGGGGTAAGATACAGTATGACATAAGTTGGGGCGACGCCGCCCCCCTCATCGACTTGGTATATAAAATAGCGTATAGGGTAGATATAGGTGACGACTTGGCCGAGGGCGACTGGAGGCTAGCTAATAAATACGGCGCGCCAGACGCCTTCGCTGGGTCAAGGGGCCAGGGCTTTCCTGCGTATGACCCCAGGGCGCTGAAGGGGTTTGCTATTTCTTACGTGACGGCTAACCGCGGCGGAGACCACCTGGAGGCCTACAGCCCGACGTGGGAGGTGCTGGGGGTGCCCGAGAAGGTAGACCCGCTGTGTGAAACGCCGGAGTGCATCTCGAAGCAGGTTAGGCTCGTTATATATGCACAACACCTGATGGCTCTCACCGACTCGGTGACTTACTGCAAGTTCGCCACGCTTGACAAGGACGGCATCTTCGAGACTCACATATCTGATCTATTCAACGCGGCTTTTGGCTGGGACACGACTCCGCAGGAGATGTTGACAATCGGCGAGCGCATATTCAACGTGGAGAGGCTGTTCCACGTGAAGGAGGGCAAGTGGGTGAAGGACGAGTTGCCTCCCAAGATGAGAGAGCCTATAAAGACAGGCCCCGCCAAGGGCCACACGGCGTCTAAGATGTTTGACGAGGGAATTAAGGAGTTCTACAAGCTCAGGGGGTGGGTTGACGGTAAGCCGACTTATGAGACTTTAAAGAGGCTTGGCCTAGAGGAGTTCCAGTACTTGTTGTAA
- a CDS encoding thiamine pyrophosphate-dependent enzyme — MKAAEEYPGLYEYANFELPQEELFLPGHGLCAGCTIGVIARHMLKVLGPDTIVVNPTGCAEVSTVVYPRTNWAVPWMHVAFGNGGSVASGIEAAIKVLKRRGVIDPNRKINVVVFAGDGGTADIGFQALSGMFERGHKVIYVMYDNEGYMNTGIQRSGTTPFGASATTAPAGRKVPGNVTHKKPMAAIAAAHGIPYVATANPAYVHDMVYKFKKAAEAEGPSFLHILQSCTPGWRFEPKYAIRVLELATETGYWVNYEIDHGEFRVTLPVPKRKPVKCFLELQGRFKHLKPEEVEAIQAVIDRDVEEINRIVGKEVIGPVDPSLPCITPRGAR, encoded by the coding sequence ATGAAGGCGGCTGAGGAGTACCCGGGGCTGTACGAATACGCAAACTTCGAGCTCCCACAGGAGGAGCTGTTCCTGCCCGGCCACGGCCTGTGCGCCGGCTGTACAATAGGCGTCATAGCTAGACACATGCTCAAGGTCCTCGGCCCAGACACAATCGTCGTGAACCCGACTGGTTGCGCCGAGGTCTCCACCGTGGTTTATCCGAGGACGAACTGGGCTGTGCCGTGGATGCATGTGGCGTTTGGAAACGGCGGCTCGGTGGCCTCCGGCATAGAGGCGGCCATCAAGGTGTTGAAGAGGCGCGGCGTGATAGATCCAAACCGGAAGATCAACGTAGTGGTTTTCGCCGGAGACGGCGGCACCGCCGACATCGGCTTCCAGGCCTTGAGCGGGATGTTTGAGCGGGGCCACAAGGTGATTTACGTCATGTACGACAACGAGGGGTATATGAACACTGGGATTCAGCGTAGCGGCACCACGCCGTTCGGCGCCTCCGCAACCACGGCGCCCGCGGGGAGGAAGGTGCCGGGGAATGTGACTCACAAGAAGCCGATGGCCGCCATAGCCGCGGCACACGGCATTCCATACGTCGCGACGGCGAACCCTGCGTATGTCCACGACATGGTTTATAAATTTAAGAAGGCAGCCGAGGCTGAGGGCCCGTCCTTCCTCCACATACTGCAGTCCTGCACGCCGGGGTGGCGCTTCGAGCCTAAGTACGCCATCCGTGTATTAGAGCTGGCCACGGAGACCGGCTACTGGGTCAACTACGAAATCGACCACGGGGAGTTCAGAGTGACGTTGCCGGTGCCCAAGAGGAAGCCGGTTAAGTGCTTCCTGGAGCTACAAGGCCGCTTCAAGCATCTAAAGCCCGAGGAGGTGGAGGCAATACAGGCGGTGATAGATAGAGACGTCGAGGAGATAAACAGGATAGTGGGCAAAGAGGTAATTGGACCCGTGGATCCAAGCCTGCCTTGTATAACGCCCCGCGGCGCGAGATGA